The Manihot esculenta cultivar AM560-2 chromosome 17, M.esculenta_v8, whole genome shotgun sequence genome contains the following window.
AcaacatatttttaaaataaggtTGTTCATATgttttagttttataattttttaacaattttatgaattttttttgtgCTTTTTGATGAAAAATTAGCTGAGCCGACActggttttatttatttacactttttttttatatataatttaaaggaAGCAAGGATGGAAGCAATCATGCAAGCCACCCAGGAACCACTTGCTCATCATTCTCTACTATAGTGATCCTGACCTCttcaataatatatagagaTATGCATTAAAAGTAACCTCAACTCATTGACCCCTCTAGCCTTTAAATCTTCTTGCTTTTCTCTCCATATTATTCATTattgagaagaaaagaagaaagaaattaaataaaagcttgaaaaggagagaaaatcttaagatttattatatataagagGATAAGCCTTTTGGATCCTTTTAGCATTCTGATCgaaaatctatatatatatatttgtatagTAATCGTCAAGTCAAAATCTTGTGGACTGACCCATTACTGTAAAGGGTAATCGTGAATTTACTTTACTGTCACACTGTCTGTCGACTGGCTCCAACCCTACGTCCACATGTTACCCAACACTGATCTTTTCAGTTCTCACAAGTTGTACTGCTTTCAAAATGTACTACGGCCTCTCACCCTCTTGCCAAAAACTTCATGGGATTCTATTTTCCTACCTTCTTTTTTGTACTACTTGTTTAACATTCCACTTCTTCCTTCAAGTCTTTCTCCATCCTTTTGCCATGAATGATGAACTTAGCGGATTCTTAGTATTAAAACAACAATTTTATACTGCTATTATGATActgttatataaattttataatgtaGTAGTGTTTGTTGCGTTCTATTCTTATTAATACTTACGGGATCTTAGAAATTCAAGTATTGATACGTTAGTGTTATTATTTCAGATTTCCAAGTGTCTCATTTTTCATGTTTTGCATATATACggctatttttatttattcttgtAGAAGGATCAGAATCATCAGCGACGGAATCAAGTGACAAGCTTGACACAGGCACAAAACGAAGGAAAGTTCGGAACATAGGTGCAAGCATCAAGCACAGCGCTTCAATCTTAGCCCAAACAATCAGAAACTGCGAAGAGAAGAAAGACAAGAGACATCAAGAAATGATGGAGATCGAACAACGTAGGCTTCAGCTTGAGGAGGCAAGAAATGAAGTGAACCGTGAAGGAATGGCCAATCTTGCTATGGCTGTTACAAAGCTTTCGACTGCTATTCAATCACTTATTTCAGACCAAACATGAGAAGgaaaaacaaaattatttaGTTGATTAAGTTGGTGAGGTTATTTTTAGACTCACTCGGCCATTCTTTTAGATATATATGGACTGGCAAAGTGCATTTGTAGAATTGTGATTCTTATTATATTcagtcattaattaattaatttccacTGATTTTAAAGAAAGCAGTATATATTCCTTATGCAAAAATTTtagtttgtattttttttacctAAACCTAATCCGAAACAGGAATAAACAGTTTTTAACACAAtattaattcattattttttgtgTTATTGATTGTGCTTCCATCGTCATAACAAATTTTATTCgccaaaatttaattaaaaatataagattaatattatttttaaaaaatatattttataattttataaatgaacagatgattttcttaattttctaaaatatcACTTAAAAACTCCCCTTATCTCAAATAAAAACCTTTAGAAAATAAAGTAGCATTCCTCATATGGGTAAAACGTATTTTAAAGTAACATGTCCCTTATCGTTATGATTTGAAAAacattttctaaaatatttcaagaaaatgaaataaaattatttttaaaatatattactcAGTAATCTCATCCTTTCTTTTACTAGGACGAATCCTAAACCGACGTCGGATTTGGGCTTTTTCTGAAGAAATGTTCATTGCCCAGCCCATTATCGAGCTTCAACAACTAGGGCAGAAGACCTCGCTCTGCCTTCTCGCTCGAATTTGCACACCCAGCTGAGCTATTCTCCGCTTGTTTCTCCTGGTAAGtgctctttctttctctctctcgctctctctGTTGCTTGTATCTCTGTCTCTGTGTTGAAGAGTTAATTTCTCGGTGAATGGTTTGATCTGTTGGTTGCGTCAGTTCAGAGGACGGAGCTGAGCTGGGGCGTGGGTGCTTGGAGTTGTAGTGGCAAAGGCCATACGCCTAATAGATACTAGTACCCGAATTCCAGTACCACCAAGAATTAAGGTTACAAGACTAGCGATCTTTTTCTGACATGGGGGTACATCACTTATTTAATTCCCAAAATTAACATCATTTACATGGGAATTGAATGGTATTCGAATTACCATTTAGTTTGTCTTTGGATCTAAACGGAGCCTTGGGCGTTTGATTCTTCTGGTTTTATTGTTTTGCTTCTTCTAGGTTTAGGGTTTGGTGATAATTGTCTTCGGTTACGTATTTTTTGTTGGTTATTGAGATTTGATATTTTTGGAGACTATGCTCGAGTaaatcttttttcttatttatggtTTTAGATCCTTTTTGGGGATTTCATTAGATAGTGTCAAGTCTTAACCATGTCTGTGaataacaacaacaacaataacaGTAATAGTAATAGCAATAGTAATCATCCCAAGAGCCTTGGGCAGCCTTCATCACCCTTTGGCAATGTGGGAATGCGCAGTCCGGTGCCCATCAACCCAGCATTCTCACAGTCACAATCTCAGATGCAAATTGGCACTGGCTTTCAGGGTCAGTTCCAGCTGTCCCAAGCACAGGCCGCTGCTGCACAGTTGAAAGCACAACAGGCTCACGTGCAAGCGCAGGCCCAAGCAGCTCATGCTGCTCAAGTTCAAGCAGCACATGCACAGTTCCAGGCTCAGTTGCAGGCACAGGGAATTGCTCTTAGCCCAGCCCAAAATGCTGTCTTGGGAAACTTAGGTTCATCCTCACCTTCATTTTCATCTCCCGGTAACATGAATGCCAAGCGGCTATCTCAAAAACCCCCAGTTCGGCCTCCTGGTGTTCCTATGCCAAGCATAATTTCCCCGTTGAAAACAATGGATCTCACCCCTGCAGCTCGCAGGAAGAAGCAGAAGCTTCCAGAGAAGCAACTACAAGATAGAGTAGCAGCAATTCTCCCTGAGTCTGCTTTGTATACACAACTTCTTGAATTTGAGGCTCGTGTTGATGCAGCTTTATCTAGAAAAAAGGTTGACATCCAGGAGGCACTTAAAAGTCCTCCTTGTGTTCAGAAAACACTTCGAATTTACGTTTTCAACACATTTGCTGATCAGATCAGAACAATTCCCAAGAAGCCTAGTGCTGAGCCCCCAACTTGGACTCTTAAGATTGTTGGAAGAATATTGGAAGACGGGATAGATCCTGACCAACCTGGAGTAGTTCAGAAATCAAACCCCTTGTATCCAAAGTTCTCATATTTTTTCAAGAGAGTGACGATTATGTTGGATCAGAGATTATATCCTGATAATCATATGATTGTATGGGACCATTCTCGATCACCTGCAACTCATGAGGGTTTTGAAGTAAAGAGAAGGGGAGATAAAGAGTTTACAGTGACTATACGGTTGGAAATGAATTATTTGCCTGAGAAGTTTAAGCTGTCTCCAGCTTTGATGGAAGTGCTTGGTATTGAGGTTGACACGCGTCCAAGAATAATAGCTGCAATCTGGCATTATGTGAAGGCTAGGAAACTGCAGAATCCAGAGGACCCTTCTTTCTTTAATTGTGATCCACCTCTTCAGAAAGTATTTGGGGAAGCAAAGATGAAATTTACCATGGTTTCACAGAAGATATCGCAGCATCTATCTCCTCCTCAACCAATAGTTTTGGAGCACAAGATAAAGCTTTCAGGGAACAGTCCGGCTGGAACTGCATGCTATGATGTGGTGGTAGATGTCCCCTTCCCAATACAGAGGGAACTGAATGCTCTGTTGGCCAATGcagaaaagaacaaagagaTTGAAGCCTGTGATGAATCAATATGTGCTGCAATACGGAAAATTCACGAACATCGTAGGAGGCGGGCTTTCTTCCTTGGATTCAGCCAATCACCTGTGGAATTCATTAATGCTTTGATTGAATCTCAAAGCAAGGATTTGAAGCTTGCAGCTGGAGAAGCTAGTCGAAGTGCTGAGAAGGAGCGGCGGGCTGATTTCTTCAACCAACCATGGTAAGCTTGGTCGCTATTCACTTCTGTTTAAAATTCTTCCTTATTTATTTGTCATCACTACTATTTTATGCCTATTCATCTAGATACAACTCAATTAGTTTTGCCATTAAATTGATATCGTCCTTACATAGGATTTACCTAATACTTGAGAGAGAAAATGTCCTGCTCAATGCCTCCTTATTTAGGTTATGACACTGCCTCTTCCATTGAAATTCACGGTTAGGTTTGATTTTGAAATCTGTTATTGATTGCTCTATCATACATAAAAGTGCTATAGTTGATAGTTACTTCCGTAATTCTTTATGAGGGTTTACTATCTGTAGAAAAAGGGAAGAGGGTGGGTTTGGGAGGTGGAGGGTGAGAAACGGTTAAGGACGTTTATGGACTTTGATGCAGAGTCAATCAAGCCTGGGAAGTCTAATCTAATTTCCATGTCCTCATGTCAGCTCAAATAAAcatttgatcttattttatttactttggTAACTTTACAGGGTCGAAGATGCAGTAATTCGCTACTTAAATCGTAAGCCAGCTGCAGGAAGTGATGCTCCTGGAAGCACGTGAATTGGAAGTTATTTTCACAGCTGACCTGCCAGTTTGTTTTGACTTCAATTCTTTCACTTGGCATCTGTATATTTTGAGCTTCGCTTTTATGGAAGTGTGCCTATTTCTGATCAATCTAATTGTCAATCAGGCTGACGAAGGAACGCCCCCTACTTGTAAAACAGTCATGGTTTGTAACTTGTTAGGCAGAATTGTCGTCATATTTGCTTTAGCCTTTATGATAGTTAAAAAGATTAGTCCCGTGGCTTTCCTTTTGTTGGTTCTGTGGGTGGTATTGATGCGACGTTGCATTGTACTTCCTGCTAGTTGTGCAGCCGTAATTGCTGAGTGGCGCAAAATCCACTCTGTTTTCCTCTCGAAGTTTTGCTTGATGGGGCCTGACAATAAATTGCTGAATGTGGGATTTCATTTTCCCTTCTTTTTTGTCGCCACTGGGAACATGAAATGCAATCTTGTGGCCCTCATTTTTCTCAGGGATTGAGTTGTGCCCGAGTGGATATCTTGTTGGGATGCTGGTGGGGAAATAGAGGAATTAGATTTTGTGCGATCAATCCAAGTGCCTAAATTATGATCGCTCaagtaaaaagaaaacaaatggTACTGATGGTGACTATGGGATCGAGACATATCTGTCTATATAATTCCAGGTCCTATTTGAATCTgggaataattaaattaatgaaaagaaCTACCAGTTATAAATAAACGGATTAGGTTCTACTTTATTACACGACGAAACTGaataagaacaaaaaaaaaaagaggacaaATGCGTGGAAAGAGGAAAATCCCTGGAGACATTAACGGGAATTGACCATGAAGAAGCAAATTGCATAACAGGTTAATCCTGTATGTCAGACATGTTGTCTCCAATCTGAGAAAGCAACCGTGTCACTTGCAACAAGGCCTCTGATATATGTTTTTCCAGGCTATCTTTAAAACTTGCATTTCTCCATTGGCCGAAGTTGGACTTTCTGTAGCAAAGTCTCTTCTTCCAAGCTTCATTGTCCAGGGTGGACTTCCCCACCTGATGGTTTTTCGTAATGTGCGTGGAGACATAA
Protein-coding sequences here:
- the LOC110605173 gene encoding SWI/SNF complex component SNF12 homolog, with product MSVNNNNNNNSNSNSNSNHPKSLGQPSSPFGNVGMRSPVPINPAFSQSQSQMQIGTGFQGQFQLSQAQAAAAQLKAQQAHVQAQAQAAHAAQVQAAHAQFQAQLQAQGIALSPAQNAVLGNLGSSSPSFSSPGNMNAKRLSQKPPVRPPGVPMPSIISPLKTMDLTPAARRKKQKLPEKQLQDRVAAILPESALYTQLLEFEARVDAALSRKKVDIQEALKSPPCVQKTLRIYVFNTFADQIRTIPKKPSAEPPTWTLKIVGRILEDGIDPDQPGVVQKSNPLYPKFSYFFKRVTIMLDQRLYPDNHMIVWDHSRSPATHEGFEVKRRGDKEFTVTIRLEMNYLPEKFKLSPALMEVLGIEVDTRPRIIAAIWHYVKARKLQNPEDPSFFNCDPPLQKVFGEAKMKFTMVSQKISQHLSPPQPIVLEHKIKLSGNSPAGTACYDVVVDVPFPIQRELNALLANAEKNKEIEACDESICAAIRKIHEHRRRRAFFLGFSQSPVEFINALIESQSKDLKLAAGEASRSAEKERRADFFNQPWVEDAVIRYLNRKPAAGSDAPGST